A genomic segment from Methanolobus zinderi encodes:
- a CDS encoding SpoIIE family protein phosphatase, whose protein sequence is MRIAMESRSFNGDVHCGDQCDWWLEDNILTLCMIDGLGHGKHAEEAAKAALGYVSSHLGESLDTLFSGCDRAIKQTRGVAMGIVRVDLNEYNLEYGGIGNTRAMIYGENGSHFSSSWGIVGGGFRHLHIERTQLSPDNLLLMWTDGIPESLKISGYDRYLLQDEQELARAILGDHGRMTDDATILVYMTG, encoded by the coding sequence TTGCGAATAGCAATGGAATCACGTTCGTTCAATGGAGACGTACATTGTGGGGACCAGTGTGACTGGTGGCTTGAAGATAATATTCTGACCCTATGTATGATCGACGGACTGGGTCATGGAAAACATGCAGAAGAAGCTGCAAAAGCGGCTCTGGGTTATGTGTCCTCCCATCTCGGCGAATCTCTGGATACTCTCTTCTCGGGATGTGACAGGGCTATAAAACAAACAAGAGGTGTTGCCATGGGTATTGTCCGTGTGGACCTGAATGAGTATAACCTTGAGTACGGAGGTATCGGGAACACTCGTGCTATGATCTACGGGGAAAACGGATCTCACTTTTCTTCAAGCTGGGGTATCGTGGGAGGCGGTTTCAGGCATTTGCATATCGAAAGAACACAGTTATCCCCTGATAATCTCCTTCTCATGTGGACAGATGGTATACCTGAAAGTCTCAAAATTTCGGGATATGATAGGTATCTGCTTCAGGATGAACAGGAACTGGCCAGAGCAATACTCGGAGATCATGGTCGTATGACAGATGATGCGACTATACTTGTGTATATGACAGGGTGA
- a CDS encoding radical SAM/SPASM domain-containing protein, with translation MKNKYYFYKNPFFKVYAQIENGLVKMKTSGIASSVMGSFVSDMMEIFEGTKPSKVENDQLIYSTWMPPIPSKAFDRLVSSQMSAMRGKYIPEQITISITEECPNRCIHCALPDTKNKAKLSPDIVKSIIDQTQDMGTTLIIFDGGEPLLYDGLENLISYVDQSKAIPGLFTSGVGLTPERASSLKASGLSMLSISLDSANEAGHDFMRGRPGVFNEATAAIKNGLDAGLLVGIYVVLSPRNINELDDFYELAKDLGVHELSFYEIVPTGRWQGHEKEVLFAEDLKKFDDFVERTSCAEGPRVFPIPQIIRKMGCFAGRKWLHVTPEGDVLPCACMPKPYGNIHGETLESIWKKIYKDPVFNSGPCLMRDSEFRKVHLGLEK, from the coding sequence ATGAAGAACAAATATTACTTTTACAAAAATCCGTTTTTCAAAGTATATGCCCAGATCGAGAACGGCCTGGTAAAAATGAAGACATCAGGCATTGCATCTTCTGTCATGGGCTCATTTGTCTCCGATATGATGGAAATATTCGAAGGCACAAAGCCTTCAAAAGTCGAGAATGACCAACTGATCTACTCTACATGGATGCCTCCCATACCAAGCAAGGCCTTTGACAGGCTCGTATCAAGCCAGATGAGTGCAATGCGGGGCAAGTACATCCCGGAGCAGATCACGATATCAATCACCGAGGAGTGTCCCAACAGGTGCATTCACTGCGCACTCCCGGACACAAAGAACAAGGCAAAGCTCAGTCCCGATATTGTAAAGAGCATCATAGACCAGACACAGGATATGGGCACGACCCTAATTATCTTCGATGGCGGTGAACCCTTGCTCTATGATGGTCTTGAGAATCTTATTAGTTATGTGGACCAATCAAAGGCGATTCCCGGCCTTTTCACATCAGGTGTGGGTCTGACGCCCGAGCGTGCATCAAGCCTGAAAGCGTCGGGTCTTTCCATGCTCAGCATCAGCCTTGACAGTGCGAACGAAGCGGGTCATGATTTCATGCGCGGCAGGCCGGGCGTGTTCAATGAGGCCACAGCCGCAATAAAGAACGGTCTTGATGCCGGACTGCTGGTTGGCATTTACGTTGTCCTCTCTCCGCGCAATATCAATGAGCTGGATGATTTCTATGAACTTGCAAAAGACCTGGGCGTACATGAGCTGTCCTTTTACGAGATAGTTCCCACCGGCAGGTGGCAGGGTCACGAAAAGGAAGTCCTGTTTGCTGAAGACCTGAAAAAGTTCGATGATTTCGTGGAACGTACATCCTGTGCCGAGGGACCGCGTGTGTTCCCGATACCCCAGATCATCAGGAAAATGGGATGCTTTGCAGGCCGCAAATGGCTCCATGTGACTCCCGAAGGAGATGTCCTTCCCTGTGCATGCATGCCAAAACCCTATGGCAACATCCATGGTGAAACTCTGGAATCCATCTGGAAGAAGATATACAAGGATCCTGTTTTCAACTCAGGTCCGTGTCTTATGCGTGACAGCGAGTTCAGAAAGGTCCATCTCGGACTTGAAAAGTGA
- a CDS encoding coiled-coil protein, with the protein MLKELNEKKTELKKQSEEYKTKRNELNAEASSLAAKRNELNKKTKDLINEAQDYKKLRDENNDKVQEYKTLRDEVNSKANEIFAQIDQIRNVNNLGGPSIKDIRKEIDRLEFTQQTEVLTTNKERELVNKITELQKLYVAKKEQLESNQELKDLLNEAQKVRDEASEHHKVLSEYAQQAQEYHDKMITTFKEADKVRADSDAAHKEFVKFQESADEQHKLFISAQKEIRDIDKEIRKIKKGDVDGRKEAAKADARKDAEDIFDKFKSGGKLTTENLMALQRSGFLK; encoded by the coding sequence ATGTTGAAAGAATTGAACGAAAAGAAGACTGAACTTAAAAAGCAGTCTGAAGAATACAAGACTAAGAGAAACGAACTCAACGCAGAAGCAAGCTCTCTGGCTGCAAAGCGTAACGAACTTAATAAGAAGACCAAAGACCTTATCAACGAAGCACAGGATTACAAGAAGCTCCGTGACGAGAACAACGATAAGGTACAGGAATACAAGACACTCCGTGATGAGGTCAACTCAAAGGCAAACGAGATCTTTGCACAGATAGACCAGATCCGCAATGTGAACAATCTTGGTGGCCCTTCTATCAAGGACATACGCAAAGAGATCGACAGACTGGAATTCACACAGCAGACCGAAGTTCTTACGACAAACAAGGAAAGAGAACTTGTCAACAAGATCACTGAACTTCAGAAACTCTATGTTGCAAAGAAAGAACAGCTTGAAAGCAATCAGGAACTCAAGGACCTTTTGAACGAAGCCCAGAAGGTAAGGGATGAGGCTTCAGAACATCACAAAGTACTTTCCGAGTATGCCCAGCAGGCACAGGAATATCACGATAAGATGATCACAACTTTCAAGGAAGCGGACAAAGTCCGTGCCGATTCCGACGCTGCCCACAAGGAATTTGTAAAATTCCAGGAAAGCGCCGACGAGCAGCACAAGCTTTTCATTTCAGCTCAGAAGGAGATCCGTGACATCGATAAGGAGATCCGCAAGATCAAGAAAGGCGATGTCGATGGCAGGAAAGAGGCTGCAAAAGCTGATGCTCGCAAGGATGCCGAGGACATTTTCGACAAGTTCAAGTCCGGTGGCAAACTTACAACAGAGAACCTTATGGCTCTCCAGAGATCAGGTTTCCTTAAATAA
- a CDS encoding PAS domain-containing protein codes for MVNEKLSSDNLKNVDIAKDVLDQLPCMVMAVDLDFNILFLNDTGCEWMGDDFENVEGKKCYDLVKSAHCRTDNCRIKQAMNNDRKYVWRNEITTGGKTFPIEYTAAPLKDKDGNIVGGVEYVIDISERVEIEKEVQEHSRTIMELSTPVIKLWDGIVILPLVGVIDTMRAQQIIENLLSSIVENEATVAILDVTGVPMIDTSVAQHILKTVSAGKMLGAEIIITGFSPNVAQTLVTLGVDLSDIITCGSLKDGVSKAFTLVGRKLV; via the coding sequence ATGGTTAACGAAAAACTAAGTTCCGATAATCTGAAAAATGTGGATATTGCAAAGGATGTACTCGATCAGCTTCCATGTATGGTAATGGCCGTTGATCTTGATTTTAATATACTGTTCTTAAACGACACCGGGTGCGAATGGATGGGGGACGATTTTGAAAATGTCGAGGGTAAGAAGTGTTATGACCTGGTGAAGTCAGCCCATTGCAGAACCGATAACTGTCGCATCAAGCAGGCAATGAATAATGACAGGAAGTATGTATGGAGAAATGAGATCACAACCGGTGGTAAGACCTTCCCGATCGAATACACTGCGGCACCTCTGAAAGACAAGGACGGTAATATTGTGGGCGGAGTCGAGTACGTCATTGATATTTCCGAGAGGGTGGAGATCGAGAAAGAAGTTCAGGAACACAGCCGGACTATCATGGAGCTTTCCACTCCGGTTATCAAACTCTGGGACGGTATTGTCATACTTCCTCTTGTAGGGGTGATCGACACCATGCGTGCCCAGCAGATCATTGAGAATCTCCTGTCATCCATAGTTGAGAACGAAGCCACCGTGGCGATACTCGATGTGACCGGTGTTCCGATGATCGACACAAGCGTTGCACAGCATATTCTCAAGACTGTCAGTGCGGGCAAGATGCTTGGAGCTGAAATAATCATAACCGGTTTCAGTCCCAATGTTGCCCAGACTCTTGTAACCCTCGGGGTTGACCTGAGCGATATTATCACCTGTGGCTCGTTAAAAGATGGTGTATCAAAAGCCTTCACGCTTGTGGGAAGAAAACTTGTGTAA
- a CDS encoding STAS domain-containing protein yields MEIPILKLKNILLTSIQSDMNDDDALKYQSDVMSTLEKSGAKGLIIDITAMDIMDSFMARVINETARMARLMGARVVLCGMQPMVALTLVEMGRELIGVDTALNLDKGFDKLIKMINEGVD; encoded by the coding sequence GTGGAAATTCCAATACTGAAATTGAAAAATATTCTTCTCACCTCGATACAGAGTGATATGAACGATGATGACGCACTGAAATACCAGTCCGATGTCATGTCAACTCTGGAGAAAAGCGGTGCTAAAGGCCTTATCATAGACATCACGGCAATGGATATCATGGACTCTTTCATGGCCCGCGTCATCAATGAGACCGCAAGAATGGCACGCCTTATGGGTGCAAGGGTCGTCCTCTGTGGCATGCAACCAATGGTTGCGCTGACACTGGTTGAAATGGGGCGTGAGCTGATCGGTGTGGATACCGCACTGAATCTTGACAAAGGTTTTGACAAACTGATAAAAATGATCAACGAAGGGGTTGATTGA
- a CDS encoding AlbA family DNA-binding domain-containing protein, translating into MSYKIKNEILVDCDECIHYIKNKIKQKEHFFITEFADTFEQSRGEILEFIVKSLYDLKDNYNYPDFSRHTVTQELVDHGQFKKEEIDVVFEKYSYDTDDYSEEFMSLNEIDFEDYLKATANTSADPFGEWPFPKETKYNFPFSDCDYIMYLGLCKMDVEYLECPDCGNKISNSPINVTLGYDKSLVCPFCINRRDNEFDIKGLLKPGYPVHHGTWQSQNPEFLFSGTDYFAFAHPKCKKSERDDGKGPMFVSGLWIDSCGRVVLSLECVYCGARNALKPFTKEKHVPIFDASGAIWKRIESPIKEAIEKGEGKRIEFKSFLEYNPFTQKTDSKQIDKVMQGICGFLNAEGGILLLGITNDKKIIGIEDEYQTYGRDKKNTDGFQLKLGDVISNCIDKNVIKFIEIEFSKIDEHDVCGIIIKKSDIPRYFKERFFVREAGRTVEKTMSQAHEYIRSHWPDY; encoded by the coding sequence ATGTCATACAAAATCAAAAACGAGATATTGGTTGACTGTGATGAGTGTATACATTACATTAAAAACAAGATTAAGCAAAAAGAACATTTTTTTATAACTGAGTTTGCAGACACTTTTGAACAAAGTAGAGGAGAAATATTGGAATTTATTGTTAAATCTCTTTACGATTTGAAGGATAATTACAATTATCCAGATTTTAGTAGGCATACTGTAACTCAGGAATTAGTAGACCATGGTCAATTCAAAAAAGAAGAAATTGATGTAGTGTTTGAAAAATATTCTTATGATACTGATGACTATTCAGAAGAATTTATGTCTTTGAATGAAATCGATTTTGAAGATTATCTAAAAGCCACAGCGAATACTTCTGCTGATCCGTTTGGCGAATGGCCTTTTCCTAAAGAAACAAAATACAACTTTCCTTTTTCAGATTGTGATTATATAATGTATTTGGGTCTATGCAAAATGGATGTTGAATATTTAGAGTGTCCTGATTGTGGAAACAAAATTAGTAATTCTCCAATCAATGTCACATTAGGATATGATAAAAGTCTAGTATGTCCTTTTTGTATTAACCGTAGAGATAATGAATTTGATATTAAAGGGCTTTTAAAGCCCGGTTATCCCGTACACCACGGCACATGGCAAAGCCAAAATCCAGAGTTTTTGTTTAGTGGCACTGATTATTTTGCATTTGCACATCCAAAATGCAAAAAAAGCGAACGTGATGATGGCAAAGGTCCAATGTTTGTTAGTGGTCTTTGGATAGATTCTTGTGGTCGTGTTGTACTGAGCTTAGAATGCGTATATTGTGGTGCACGAAATGCTTTGAAACCTTTTACTAAGGAAAAACATGTTCCTATATTTGATGCATCTGGTGCAATATGGAAACGTATTGAATCTCCTATAAAAGAAGCAATTGAAAAAGGTGAAGGGAAAAGAATTGAATTTAAATCTTTTTTAGAATACAACCCATTTACACAAAAGACTGACTCCAAACAAATCGATAAAGTTATGCAGGGAATATGTGGTTTTCTTAATGCCGAGGGTGGAATTTTATTACTTGGAATTACTAACGATAAAAAGATTATCGGAATTGAGGATGAGTATCAAACCTATGGTCGAGATAAGAAAAATACTGATGGATTTCAGTTGAAGTTAGGTGATGTTATTTCAAATTGTATCGACAAAAATGTAATTAAATTTATTGAGATCGAGTTCAGCAAAATTGATGAGCATGATGTTTGTGGTATCATTATTAAAAAGTCGGATATTCCTCGTTATTTCAAAGAGAGATTTTTTGTTAGAGAAGCAGGAAGGACAGTAGAAAAAACAATGTCACAAGCTCACGAGTATATTAGGTCACATTGGCCAGACTACTAA
- a CDS encoding NAD(P)/FAD-dependent oxidoreductase, with translation MDADIIVIGASPAGVMAARNASSKGCKVMLLDRKEAAGVPTHPANTFFKGMFDRTGEEVDQSYVIKNLKGAYIIAPGGRNVLFEGEAYFLDRRKFDEFYIKQAEDAGADVRFGIEVLNVLRSEGGFLLSTSKGKMRCKLVIVSDGINSRIGGLLGMKPIKYPDDIAWSLEAEIEADSIGEPDYFEYYVGNHAPGWKSTYSPCGGNRATLGMYVRRHGMDVSDFFDDWLERFKRLKGLDEVKIISKSTGGDPIAAIPGDIVDDGVMIVGGSAAQSGIGYGMHAGQMCGDVAADAIAKGDTSKGFLSEYRKRWNDEYRTEYYLGRFALETLRKMSDNEINEMMKVFEGEDLKVLGGSPFSQAVQISKMILKNNPSSILSYRAIFRNK, from the coding sequence ATGGACGCGGATATCATTGTAATAGGGGCTTCCCCTGCGGGAGTCATGGCAGCAAGGAATGCTTCGAGCAAAGGCTGCAAGGTCATGCTCCTCGACAGGAAGGAAGCTGCAGGTGTACCAACCCACCCTGCGAACACCTTCTTCAAGGGAATGTTCGACCGTACAGGCGAGGAGGTCGACCAGAGCTATGTCATCAAGAACCTCAAGGGCGCCTACATAATAGCGCCCGGTGGCAGGAACGTTCTCTTCGAAGGAGAAGCCTATTTCCTCGACCGCAGAAAATTCGATGAATTCTACATCAAGCAGGCAGAAGATGCAGGCGCAGACGTTCGCTTCGGAATCGAGGTCCTCAACGTTCTCAGGTCCGAAGGCGGCTTTCTGCTAAGCACCTCCAAGGGTAAGATGAGATGCAAGCTGGTGATAGTCTCTGACGGCATCAACTCAAGGATTGGCGGCCTTCTCGGCATGAAGCCCATAAAGTACCCGGACGATATCGCCTGGTCCCTGGAAGCCGAGATCGAGGCAGACAGCATCGGTGAGCCTGATTATTTCGAATACTATGTGGGCAATCACGCACCCGGCTGGAAATCCACCTATTCCCCGTGTGGTGGCAACAGGGCTACCCTCGGGATGTACGTCCGCAGGCACGGCATGGATGTTTCCGATTTCTTTGATGACTGGCTTGAAAGGTTCAAGAGACTCAAGGGACTTGATGAAGTGAAGATCATCAGCAAGTCCACAGGTGGCGACCCCATAGCTGCAATTCCCGGTGATATCGTTGACGATGGTGTCATGATCGTGGGTGGTTCTGCTGCCCAGTCAGGTATCGGATACGGCATGCATGCAGGACAGATGTGCGGTGATGTTGCAGCCGATGCAATCGCAAAAGGCGATACCTCAAAGGGATTCCTCTCAGAATACAGGAAACGCTGGAATGATGAATACAGGACCGAGTACTATCTCGGAAGATTTGCCCTCGAGACTCTAAGAAAGATGTCCGATAATGAGATCAATGAGATGATGAAGGTCTTTGAAGGCGAGGACCTGAAGGTGCTTGGCGGAAGTCCTTTTAGCCAGGCAGTGCAGATATCGAAGATGATACTGAAAAATAATCCCTCTTCAATACTCTCTTACAGGGCTATCTTCAGGAACAAGTGA
- the serB gene encoding phosphoserine phosphatase SerB, which yields MSNTDNSEARIKLVVFDMDSTLIDAETIDELAEAAGVGDKVAAITEQAMHGKLDYSEALTERVRLLEGLTIEKAHEALDRMPFMPGAKELIKYLKSRGYRTAMISGGFTLAADRVGEALGMDHVVSNELLINNDHITGEVTGPLTGEGSKELVLEEISGEYGIEPEECIVIGDGANDICIFKRARYAIAFNSKPILHEHADVVITEKNLEAVIPVIQSLDP from the coding sequence GTGAGTAATACTGACAATTCTGAAGCGAGGATCAAGTTAGTAGTTTTTGATATGGACAGCACTCTTATAGATGCTGAGACCATTGACGAACTTGCGGAAGCTGCAGGAGTAGGAGATAAGGTAGCCGCCATAACCGAGCAGGCTATGCATGGAAAACTCGACTATTCTGAGGCTCTTACCGAAAGAGTGCGTCTGCTTGAAGGTCTGACTATTGAAAAGGCACACGAAGCACTGGACAGGATGCCTTTTATGCCTGGCGCTAAGGAACTGATCAAATACTTAAAATCCCGTGGATACAGGACAGCCATGATATCCGGAGGTTTCACACTTGCGGCAGACCGTGTGGGTGAAGCACTTGGCATGGACCATGTGGTATCCAATGAACTTCTGATAAACAACGACCATATTACAGGGGAGGTCACGGGACCTCTGACAGGAGAAGGTTCTAAGGAACTCGTCCTGGAAGAGATATCCGGTGAATACGGAATAGAACCTGAAGAGTGTATCGTAATTGGTGACGGGGCAAATGATATCTGCATCTTCAAGAGAGCAAGATATGCCATAGCCTTTAATTCGAAACCTATATTACATGAGCACGCAGACGTTGTAATTACAGAAAAGAATCTTGAAGCAGTCATACCAGTGATCCAGTCACTGGACCCGTAA
- a CDS encoding ATP-binding protein codes for MDITKTEFNDRYYEILKGYVETHEEIYLMRSEDLGYELVKFNIPPEDIIELHETAVSRLTAELAPKRMIESVGFLSTPLVEVMMAYGLAFRQWIEDLEKSKQELMVYAEELQHSNQLKELFADILRHDLLNPASLINGFVGILLELEDDEKKRSLLSNIEKSNINLINIIEQAAEFAKLDSVTGLDFSEHDLGVILTNIVDEFIPEFEKREMTISLETEGSYPVLVHPTIKQVFANLVSNAIKYSPEGSHVGISISDSDDQWKACVKDQGSGIPEEDRELIFTRFSRLDKAKKGSIKGTGLGLAIVHKIVTLHNGSVGVDSNFPEEGSTFWVRLDKAQAN; via the coding sequence ATGGATATTACAAAAACGGAATTCAATGACAGGTATTATGAGATTTTAAAGGGTTATGTCGAGACCCATGAAGAAATATATCTTATGAGATCTGAAGATCTGGGTTATGAACTGGTAAAATTCAACATTCCTCCGGAAGATATCATCGAGTTGCATGAAACCGCAGTTTCAAGATTGACCGCCGAACTTGCTCCCAAAAGAATGATAGAGTCAGTAGGTTTTCTTTCAACACCTCTGGTAGAAGTGATGATGGCATATGGACTTGCCTTCAGGCAATGGATCGAGGACCTGGAAAAGAGCAAGCAGGAACTTATGGTATATGCAGAGGAACTGCAGCACTCAAACCAGTTAAAAGAACTGTTTGCAGATATCCTACGCCATGATCTGTTAAACCCTGCATCTCTGATCAACGGCTTTGTCGGCATTTTGCTTGAACTGGAGGACGATGAAAAGAAGAGGTCCTTGCTTTCCAATATTGAAAAAAGTAATATTAACCTGATCAATATTATTGAACAGGCAGCAGAATTCGCCAAACTGGATTCAGTGACCGGACTGGATTTTTCAGAGCATGATCTCGGAGTGATCCTCACTAATATTGTAGATGAGTTCATACCGGAATTCGAAAAAAGAGAAATGACCATATCTCTGGAAACAGAAGGCAGCTATCCTGTATTGGTACACCCTACGATAAAACAGGTCTTTGCAAATCTTGTATCCAATGCGATCAAGTACAGCCCCGAGGGAAGCCATGTGGGAATTTCCATTTCCGATTCAGATGATCAATGGAAGGCATGTGTAAAGGACCAGGGAAGTGGCATTCCCGAGGAGGACCGTGAACTTATCTTTACACGTTTTTCAAGGCTGGATAAAGCTAAAAAGGGAAGTATCAAGGGTACAGGCCTTGGTCTTGCAATTGTTCATAAGATCGTAACTCTTCACAACGGCAGTGTCGGTGTGGATAGTAATTTTCCTGAAGAGGGCAGCACCTTCTGGGTCAGGCTCGATAAAGCTCAGGCAAATTAA
- a CDS encoding ATP-binding protein: MIEISETSIDLRNEDDILIARQTARKEMADIGFGSADQTRMATAISELTRNVIKYAGEGVCHIVTGASSSEIHIKVEIEDYGPGIVDVDKAMEDGYTTGGGLGAGLPGAKRLVNDFQIESQPGLTKINLEMSRPNV; the protein is encoded by the coding sequence TTGATTGAGATAAGTGAGACTAGTATTGATCTTCGGAATGAAGATGACATCCTCATAGCCAGGCAGACTGCAAGGAAAGAAATGGCTGACATAGGCTTTGGTTCTGCTGATCAGACACGTATGGCCACAGCGATCTCCGAGCTGACAAGAAATGTGATCAAATATGCGGGAGAAGGTGTATGTCATATTGTTACGGGAGCTTCTTCTTCAGAGATACACATTAAAGTAGAGATCGAGGATTACGGGCCGGGCATTGTTGATGTGGACAAGGCTATGGAAGATGGCTATACAACTGGTGGCGGATTGGGTGCAGGCCTTCCCGGTGCAAAGAGGCTTGTTAATGATTTTCAGATAGAGTCGCAACCCGGATTGACAAAGATAAATCTGGAAATGAGTCGTCCCAATGTCTGA
- a CDS encoding ATP-binding protein: MSDIPASGSAGENLEARVEVTRIAHVANVQTKVRAITRILGFPELYIFRAAISASELASNLVYHTTAGGTISIRGIRKKGCIGIEIISDDSGPGIKDVNMALQDGYSTGPGLGSGLPAVERLMDELEILVTDDFKTCIRSRLWYFCE, translated from the coding sequence ATGTCTGATATCCCTGCTTCCGGGTCTGCCGGAGAAAATCTTGAGGCAAGAGTGGAGGTAACAAGGATCGCTCACGTGGCAAATGTTCAGACCAAAGTGCGGGCAATCACAAGGATACTTGGTTTTCCTGAACTGTACATATTCAGGGCGGCAATTTCAGCATCCGAACTTGCCTCAAATCTTGTGTATCACACTACAGCAGGTGGTACCATAAGTATCAGGGGGATCAGGAAAAAGGGATGCATCGGGATTGAGATCATTTCAGACGACTCGGGTCCGGGGATAAAGGATGTGAATATGGCTTTGCAGGATGGCTATTCAACGGGACCGGGCCTTGGATCTGGTCTTCCTGCTGTTGAAAGGTTGATGGATGAACTGGAAATTCTGGTAACAGACGATTTCAAAACATGTATTAGAAGCAGGTTGTGGTATTTTTGCGAATAG
- a CDS encoding DUF2283 domain-containing protein: MSLKTICIKGDATDYDMENDSFFAYSSKMKYKASIDLDGIILDIAEDDSIMGVEILDISSRLGVSRYDVRNYKSLDMVVDISENVIEVEITFSILKRNAPTPHVVEASALNSMHLPVGSGSLAVVA, translated from the coding sequence ATGAGTCTGAAAACCATATGTATAAAAGGCGATGCTACAGACTATGATATGGAAAACGATAGTTTCTTTGCATATTCCAGTAAAATGAAGTACAAGGCATCAATTGATTTAGATGGGATCATTCTGGATATCGCTGAAGATGATTCAATCATGGGTGTTGAAATTCTCGATATTTCCAGCAGACTCGGCGTCTCCAGGTACGACGTGAGAAACTACAAGTCACTGGACATGGTTGTTGATATTTCCGAAAATGTCATCGAGGTAGAGATTACATTCAGCATTTTAAAAAGAAATGCGCCAACACCACATGTAGTGGAAGCGTCTGCACTTAATTCCATGCATTTGCCTGTGGGGTCCGGGTCTCTGGCTGTAGTTGCATAG
- a CDS encoding UbiA prenyltransferase family protein: MVSTSESKTRNPYVELLRPEIADMDLALPAASALLAAYLATGGFPPLIPFIIAVIGGYAAITSSYVYNDCCDMDIDKINLPNRPLVSNRLTRDQALKYALFLFVVAGAAALILNPESFVVLLIAVGTISIYSAIAKRATFLSFVPVGIAYGLVPIGIWLAFDSAGVLNIPGLFGVVPHYGDILPLPAVFLGLMMCFTDWGFTLSGVARDVEGDRARGAPTFPVTFGIEATSKFVTLMWVVGVIASIAIGLTAELGPIYFAGALLAGGWMLTQSFDFIKNPLPERGGKLFLQGSRYRGIMFGSLILDVILLVLVPAYSGILW; this comes from the coding sequence GTGGTTTCCACTTCTGAATCAAAAACTAGGAATCCTTATGTCGAGCTTCTCAGGCCGGAGATTGCCGACATGGATCTTGCCCTTCCTGCTGCCAGTGCTTTGCTGGCGGCCTATCTTGCCACTGGAGGCTTCCCTCCGTTGATACCTTTCATAATCGCGGTGATCGGCGGTTACGCAGCGATCACGAGTTCCTATGTGTACAACGACTGCTGCGATATGGATATCGATAAGATCAACCTTCCCAACCGCCCGCTGGTATCCAATCGGCTCACGCGGGATCAGGCGCTCAAGTACGCGCTCTTCCTGTTCGTGGTTGCCGGTGCGGCTGCGCTTATACTCAACCCTGAGTCCTTTGTGGTGCTCCTGATAGCTGTCGGAACGATCAGCATCTATTCGGCCATAGCCAAAAGAGCCACATTCCTGAGCTTTGTGCCCGTGGGTATTGCATACGGTCTTGTTCCCATAGGTATCTGGCTTGCATTCGACTCTGCCGGAGTGCTCAACATACCCGGACTTTTCGGCGTAGTTCCTCACTATGGTGACATACTTCCTCTGCCTGCGGTCTTCCTGGGTCTGATGATGTGTTTCACCGACTGGGGATTCACACTCTCGGGCGTTGCCAGGGACGTTGAAGGGGACCGTGCACGCGGTGCTCCAACATTCCCGGTAACATTCGGAATTGAGGCAACCTCGAAGTTCGTAACCCTGATGTGGGTTGTAGGAGTCATCGCCTCCATTGCAATCGGACTAACAGCAGAGCTGGGTCCCATATATTTTGCAGGTGCACTGCTCGCAGGTGGCTGGATGCTCACACAATCATTTGATTTCATAAAGAACCCGCTACCTGAGCGCGGAGGAAAACTCTTCCTCCAGGGTTCAAGATACAGAGGTATCATGTTCGGTTCACTCATACTTGACGTAATACTCCTGGTACTTGTCCCGGCATATTCCGGCATACTCTGGTAA